Part of the Parcubacteria group bacterium ADurb.Bin159 genome, AGTAGGGAAAGAATGTTAAGACTATACAATAATGGCTTAAAAAATATTGCCATAACCAATTTAGCAAATTCGGATATTTTATGGGACCAGGTTATCTCTATCAAAAAAATTGGATCTGAAGAAACTTATGATGCTACTGTTAAGAGCCGTCATAATTTTATAGCCAATGATATTATTGTCCACAATTCTTTGGAACAAGATGCGGACGTAGTACTTTTCATTTACCGCAAAATTATGGATAGGGGAATTAAGGTTTGCCCTGAGGAAGAAAAAAACGTAGCGGAAATTTATATTGCTAAACATCGCCATGGACCAGCGGGAGTAATGGTCCCTCTTTATTTTGACGAAGAAAAGGCAAGTTTTAGAAATTTAACTCGCCAAGAAGAACCATTTTAAAGCAACTTCTTATGATATGGCCAAAAGAAGTTCAAAATTTAATTGAAACCTTTTCTCGTTTCCCTAATATCGGGCCTAAAACAGCCGAACGGTTTGTCCTTTGGCTCCTTAAAAAGGATAAAAATGACTTGGAAAAATTTGCGCAAATGATTAAAAATTTAACTAATGTTAAATTTTGCCAAATCTGCGGCAACATTAGCCAAGAACAAATTTGCCCTATTTGTAAAGATACAAGCAGGACAAGAGATATTCTTTGTTTAGTAAGTTCTCCCATAGAATTAGCCACCATTGAAAAAACATCTAAATATAGGGGGCTTTATTTTATTTTAGGAGGGT contains:
- the recR gene encoding Recombination protein RecR, whose product is MIWPKEVQNLIETFSRFPNIGPKTAERFVLWLLKKDKNDLEKFAQMIKNLTNVKFCQICGNISQEQICPICKDTSRTRDILCLVSSPIELATIEKTSKYRGLYFILGGLISPGNIKAKDLKIQNLWKRLEKEKIKEVIFAFSPTVEGETTMLYLEDKIKKTFPNIKLTKLARGLSLGMDLEYADEITLSEAIKNRGEI